A single window of Ignavibacteriota bacterium DNA harbors:
- a CDS encoding RtcB family protein, with amino-acid sequence MLKEERNLGIKPVKLWLDDADSSTLSQVANLADFPYTFHHVALMPDAHVGFGMPIGGVLALKDVIIPNAVGVDIGCGMCAVRTSSNFVSKDVLKKILGEIRKAVPVGFNHHKSAQDSKYMPSNNGVLGIDSIAAREYDAALKQVGTLGGGNHFIEIQRGDDGFIYIMIHSGSRNIGKQVADYYNNLAGKLREQNNDIPKNWQLDYLFLDSMEGQNYIREMEFCVDFAFANRNLMMERVKEIFAEETGYFEFDEMINIPHNYAALENHFGEDVWVHRKGATRAIHGEIGIIPGSQGSASYIVEGKGNPESFTSCSHGAGRTMGRNEAQKKLSVEQEAGRLDNLGIIHSIRTKKDLDEAPSAYKNIQKVMDNQTDLVDILVELKPLAVVKG; translated from the coding sequence ATGTTAAAAGAAGAAAGAAACTTAGGAATTAAGCCTGTTAAATTATGGCTTGATGATGCAGACTCTTCAACTTTGTCGCAGGTTGCAAATCTGGCTGATTTCCCATATACTTTTCATCATGTGGCTTTGATGCCTGATGCGCACGTAGGTTTTGGGATGCCGATTGGCGGAGTTCTCGCTTTGAAAGATGTAATTATTCCTAATGCAGTTGGTGTGGATATTGGTTGCGGGATGTGTGCTGTCCGAACTTCTTCAAATTTTGTCAGCAAAGATGTTTTGAAGAAAATTTTAGGCGAAATTCGAAAAGCTGTACCTGTCGGATTTAATCATCACAAATCAGCTCAGGACTCGAAATATATGCCTTCTAATAATGGAGTATTAGGTATAGATTCAATTGCTGCTCGCGAATATGATGCCGCATTAAAGCAAGTTGGAACACTCGGCGGCGGGAATCATTTCATAGAAATTCAAAGGGGAGATGATGGATTTATTTATATTATGATTCATTCCGGAAGTCGCAATATTGGCAAACAAGTAGCCGATTATTACAATAATCTTGCAGGAAAATTACGTGAACAAAATAATGATATTCCAAAAAATTGGCAACTTGATTATTTATTTTTAGATAGCATGGAAGGACAGAATTATATTCGAGAAATGGAATTTTGTGTTGATTTTGCCTTTGCCAATAGAAACTTGATGATGGAAAGAGTAAAAGAAATTTTTGCAGAAGAGACAGGTTATTTCGAATTTGATGAAATGATAAATATTCCTCACAACTACGCTGCTTTAGAAAATCATTTCGGAGAGGATGTTTGGGTCCACCGCAAGGGAGCAACCAGAGCAATTCATGGAGAAATCGGCATTATACCAGGCTCACAAGGTAGCGCTTCATACATTGTCGAAGGCAAAGGGAATCCTGAGAGCTTTACTTCTTGCTCACATGGTGCCGGACGCACAATGGGACGAAACGAAGCACAGAAAAAACTCTCCGTAGAGCAGGAAGCTGGACGCCTCGATAACCTTGGCATTATTCATTCAATCAGAACAAAAAAAGACCTCGATGAGGCGCCCTCAGCATATAAAAATATTCAAAAAGTTATGGACAACCAGACAGATTTGGTTGATATTCTTGTCGAACTGAAGCCTCTTGCTGTCGTCAAAGGCTAA
- a CDS encoding OmpA family protein, with the protein MKKFILLIMMLIISYSNVLVSNDLELTREFNLITSQNASGYLKPFFTSIGEGFNTSLYNTAYFSNGWSMGLSISIAGMMIPSSHRTYDAVLPDLYGNSGRVKTAQMIDGRLIENLSGTVSQPTLYGGRSHSIFAAPQNLFPPDSFYKSVGFLEGNDIGFMPALPIVQLYFGLPTRTEVRFRFLTFNMQDAPFNYFTIGVNQNIDKLLNINDSDDPLSFGITAAYHSMSRDRGIDISSLGLGLIASNQFADNISVYGGLMYENLSGNILMVRQDFSIDEYINSPYLEIRNGENLKINVETFNSFRITAGAHYDFSIFRLHGDISYAAQPVVNLGLSIKFFDHKEEKFKPIEYPLPDPDVKQERLLADMSFVNAYKPKTNYIAVIKEKVWDFDISLQMFALNDEIETKLDTIIIEEFESRQTRALLPYVFYEENMSEIPAKYHQISKDDSEKFSFGKMLGQSPLESYYDLLNVIGLRLRNKPEAKITLTGNNNNIGLEKNNTKLSRERAENIKNYFMQVWGISPERIAVEARNLPRVPSNNRDPDGQAENRRVEISSNDLDITAPVFIIDTLIRVNPPAIKYIPSAVAEAGLQSWSISSMSATREPLKKFSGGDKITDNLEWYLEGEGTKKRNLQNNLQTKFSAIDKQNNLRETVLNNPIKVISVKDKRLNATRDTSLNVYNLILFDFDKSTLSAVNKSITDFIKSELTPDTDVTILGFTDRIGDDKYNMRLSTARAESTGKALDGHPYKVIGMGETKLIYDNDLPEGRFYCRTVIVEAKVPIN; encoded by the coding sequence ATGAAAAAATTTATACTGCTCATTATGATGTTGATTATATCATACTCGAATGTTTTAGTATCAAATGATCTTGAGCTTACACGAGAGTTTAATCTAATTACATCTCAGAACGCCTCGGGATATTTGAAGCCATTTTTTACAAGTATTGGTGAAGGCTTTAATACATCGCTGTATAATACCGCTTATTTCAGTAATGGCTGGTCTATGGGGCTTAGTATTTCAATTGCCGGAATGATGATTCCATCTTCACACCGCACCTATGACGCTGTGCTCCCCGATTTATACGGCAATTCCGGACGCGTAAAAACAGCCCAAATGATTGATGGGCGGTTAATAGAAAATTTAAGTGGGACGGTAAGTCAGCCAACTTTGTACGGCGGAAGGTCACATTCAATTTTTGCTGCTCCACAAAACCTTTTCCCACCTGATTCTTTTTATAAATCAGTAGGATTTTTAGAAGGGAACGACATAGGATTTATGCCTGCCCTGCCAATAGTTCAGCTATATTTTGGACTTCCAACAAGGACTGAAGTACGGTTTAGATTCTTGACATTCAATATGCAGGATGCACCGTTTAATTATTTTACTATTGGGGTAAATCAAAATATTGATAAATTACTTAATATTAATGACTCCGATGACCCTCTTTCTTTTGGAATAACTGCAGCTTATCACTCTATGAGCAGAGACAGGGGGATTGATATCAGCTCGCTTGGTCTTGGTCTGATAGCATCCAATCAATTTGCTGATAATATCAGCGTTTATGGAGGTTTGATGTATGAAAATTTATCCGGAAATATATTGATGGTTCGTCAGGATTTTAGTATTGATGAATACATTAACAGCCCATATTTGGAAATCCGCAACGGAGAAAATTTGAAAATTAATGTCGAAACATTTAACAGTTTCCGTATTACAGCCGGAGCACATTATGATTTTTCGATTTTCAGGCTGCATGGTGATATCAGCTATGCTGCTCAACCGGTAGTCAATCTGGGCTTGTCAATAAAATTCTTTGACCATAAGGAAGAAAAGTTCAAGCCGATTGAATATCCTTTGCCTGATCCAGATGTCAAGCAAGAGCGTCTTCTTGCAGATATGAGTTTTGTCAATGCTTATAAGCCAAAAACTAATTATATTGCTGTAATTAAGGAAAAAGTTTGGGATTTTGATATATCCTTACAAATGTTTGCCTTAAATGATGAAATCGAGACTAAACTTGATACAATTATAATCGAAGAATTTGAATCTCGTCAAACAAGGGCATTACTTCCATACGTTTTTTATGAAGAAAATATGTCTGAAATCCCTGCAAAGTATCATCAGATCAGTAAAGATGATTCAGAAAAATTTTCATTCGGAAAAATGCTGGGGCAGTCTCCACTCGAAAGTTATTATGATTTACTTAATGTAATTGGACTTCGTTTAAGGAATAAACCCGAAGCGAAAATTACACTTACAGGCAATAATAATAATATTGGTCTTGAAAAAAACAACACTAAACTCTCACGTGAGCGTGCAGAAAATATCAAAAATTATTTTATGCAAGTTTGGGGAATTTCGCCGGAAAGAATAGCAGTCGAAGCAAGAAATCTTCCGAGAGTGCCTTCAAACAATCGTGACCCGGATGGGCAGGCTGAGAATCGCAGAGTTGAAATATCATCGAATGACCTTGATATTACAGCACCTGTATTTATCATTGATACTTTAATCAGGGTTAATCCACCTGCTATCAAATATATCCCTTCAGCAGTTGCTGAAGCAGGGCTTCAAAGCTGGTCTATTTCCAGTATGTCAGCTACCCGTGAGCCACTTAAGAAATTCTCCGGTGGCGATAAAATTACAGATAATTTAGAATGGTATCTTGAAGGTGAAGGTACTAAAAAAAGGAATTTGCAGAATAATCTTCAAACTAAATTTTCAGCAATTGATAAGCAGAATAATTTGCGTGAGACAGTATTAAATAACCCGATAAAAGTTATTTCAGTAAAAGATAAAAGACTCAATGCTACGAGGGATACTTCACTGAATGTTTATAATTTAATTCTGTTTGATTTTGATAAGTCAACTTTAAGTGCTGTGAATAAATCAATAACAGATTTTATAAAATCCGAGCTTACACCGGATACAGATGTAACTATTCTGGGTTTTACAGATAGAATCGGTGATGATAAGTATAATATGCGCCTGTCCACAGCAAGAGCTGAATCAACAGGGAAAGCCCTTGACGGTCATCCATACAAAGTAATTGGTATGGGGGAGACCAAGCTAATTTATGACAATGATTTACCTGAAGGAAGATTCTATTGCCGCACTGTGATTGTTGAAGCAAAAGTACCGATTAATTAA
- the asnS gene encoding asparagine--tRNA ligase, which produces MESRYKSFKYVEQLPELVDQTVTLRGWVYNITGKGKLQFIMLRDGTGIVQCVVFKNNVSEEAFEAGKSLTQESSLEITGKVVASEKAPGGFEIDASDLKVLHISSDYPITPKEHGDAFLIENRHLWLRSSRQMAIMRIRAAVMKAIRDFFDGNGFKLLDSPILTPNACEGTSTLFETEYFDLGKAYLSQSGQLYAEASALALGKVYTFGPAFRAERSKTRKHLTEFWMVEPEMAFFDLNDDMDLAEDLVEYIVQYVLKSSRKELEILERDTTHLEKIRRPFYRMSYSEAVDWMIKNDIPLIKKVDGQDVEIRPFPWGEDFGAVQEEAIMEQFDKPLIIHRYPTEIKAFYMKRDPDNPKVVLAMDMLGPEKAGEIIGGSQREDSFDLLHERIIHENLPEEEFKWYLDLRKYGSVPHSGFGLGVERVVKWITGASHIRETIPFPRMIYRITP; this is translated from the coding sequence ATGGAATCAAGATACAAATCATTCAAGTATGTTGAACAGTTGCCGGAATTAGTTGACCAGACAGTTACTCTCAGAGGTTGGGTATATAACATTACAGGAAAAGGGAAGTTACAATTCATTATGCTGCGTGACGGCACGGGCATCGTACAATGCGTTGTATTCAAGAATAATGTTAGCGAAGAAGCATTTGAAGCAGGAAAATCACTTACACAGGAATCATCATTAGAAATTACAGGAAAGGTAGTTGCTTCAGAAAAAGCGCCCGGTGGCTTTGAAATTGACGCCTCTGACCTGAAAGTACTGCATATTTCATCTGATTATCCTATCACTCCGAAGGAACATGGCGACGCATTTTTGATTGAAAATCGTCACCTTTGGCTTCGCTCATCACGTCAGATGGCAATTATGAGAATTCGCGCTGCAGTAATGAAAGCAATTCGTGACTTTTTCGATGGTAACGGATTTAAACTTCTTGATTCTCCAATACTTACACCTAATGCCTGCGAAGGCACATCAACCCTGTTTGAAACAGAATATTTCGACCTTGGAAAAGCATATTTATCCCAATCCGGACAGCTTTATGCCGAAGCTTCAGCACTTGCTTTAGGAAAAGTATATACATTTGGTCCTGCTTTCAGAGCTGAAAGGTCAAAAACTCGTAAACATCTTACCGAATTTTGGATGGTCGAGCCGGAAATGGCATTCTTCGACCTGAATGACGATATGGATTTAGCTGAAGATTTGGTTGAATATATTGTTCAATATGTGCTTAAATCCAGCAGAAAAGAACTCGAAATTTTAGAGCGTGACACTACACATCTTGAAAAAATACGCCGTCCGTTTTATAGAATGTCATATTCAGAAGCTGTTGATTGGATGATTAAGAATGATATTCCGCTGATTAAGAAAGTTGACGGCCAGGATGTCGAAATTCGTCCGTTCCCTTGGGGTGAGGATTTCGGAGCTGTACAGGAAGAGGCAATTATGGAGCAGTTCGACAAACCTTTGATAATTCACCGCTATCCTACTGAAATTAAAGCTTTCTATATGAAACGTGACCCGGACAATCCTAAAGTTGTACTTGCTATGGATATGCTTGGACCTGAAAAAGCTGGCGAGATAATCGGCGGTAGTCAGCGTGAGGACAGCTTTGATTTGCTTCATGAACGAATAATTCATGAAAATCTGCCGGAAGAAGAATTCAAATGGTATCTTGATTTACGTAAATACGGCAGTGTGCCTCATAGCGGATTCGGGCTGGGAGTTGAAAGAGTCGTCAAATGGATAACAGGCGCCTCACATATCCGTGAAACTATTCCATTCCCAAGAATGATTTACAGAATTACACCATAA
- a CDS encoding T9SS type A sorting domain-containing protein, protein MKGICIFLFLIIASISKSDAQQIEWAELIRGKNWEGSSVIDTDQKGNIFAAGFYSSDTVFFNNGIKLLYDWNDRFFIAKYSPDGKCQWVDRIYFSTTRIELFLATDNDNNFYLSSRYNSAGMKFSNGVELSGVGNDDIFIAKFDNDGKLLWVKSMGSKYEDYPMNLTVDNNGNVIVSGEYLHDSLFIENDIYTKNGKMGYFIAKYSKNGNLMYVKNFNSVSENDSTNEVYIRAIKNDSENNLNVMMTFSNSIMLDDNISFQADSVETKRLMVKYDENGTMLSARTFDFTKLVNKSGMGISDFDLDDYGNYFFVGWTSAGKVLLDNGFELDGGSEGASFITKHDKDGKCLWAETISGGDGLRFAYLKTNKNKCYIYGDIRDGKKINSQKEEILGLDKRGLYIIQTDATSSISRAYGIPAPRWHIPSSFCIDKNDKLIIAGEFVDSISFGGEYTYDESMNVDIFIAKYDMTKTSVEEFKYNHNFSVYPNPTNDYITISIPEINHRVNPMVDKVQISNTLGIDLTPALSINGEGVKIDVSHLPAGVYIIRIGNKVEKFVKM, encoded by the coding sequence ATGAAAGGAATTTGCATCTTTTTATTCTTAATAATAGCATCAATTTCAAAATCTGATGCTCAGCAAATTGAGTGGGCTGAGTTAATACGTGGAAAAAATTGGGAGGGTTCATCGGTTATTGATACAGACCAAAAGGGAAATATTTTTGCTGCCGGATTTTACTCTTCAGATACAGTATTCTTTAATAATGGAATAAAACTCTTATATGATTGGAATGATAGATTTTTTATTGCAAAATATTCTCCTGACGGAAAATGTCAATGGGTAGATAGAATTTACTTCTCTACAACAAGAATTGAATTATTTTTAGCGACTGATAATGATAATAATTTTTATTTGAGTAGCAGATATAATTCAGCAGGAATGAAATTTAGTAATGGTGTCGAGCTTAGTGGCGTCGGTAACGATGATATTTTTATTGCAAAGTTTGATAACGATGGAAAGTTGCTTTGGGTAAAATCAATGGGAAGCAAATATGAGGATTATCCTATGAACTTAACAGTTGATAACAACGGCAATGTTATTGTATCTGGTGAGTATTTACACGATTCTCTTTTTATTGAAAACGACATTTATACCAAAAATGGAAAGATGGGCTACTTTATTGCAAAATATAGTAAAAATGGTAACCTGATGTATGTTAAAAACTTCAATTCAGTTTCCGAAAATGATTCAACGAACGAAGTATATATTAGAGCTATTAAAAATGATTCTGAAAATAATCTTAATGTAATGATGACATTTTCAAACTCAATTATGCTTGATGATAATATTTCATTTCAAGCTGATAGTGTTGAGACTAAACGACTTATGGTAAAATATGATGAAAATGGAACTATGCTTTCGGCAAGAACATTTGATTTTACAAAATTAGTAAATAAATCCGGTATGGGAATTTCTGATTTTGATTTAGATGATTACGGAAATTATTTCTTTGTGGGATGGACTTCCGCAGGAAAAGTATTGTTAGATAATGGATTTGAACTTGACGGTGGCTCGGAAGGTGCATCATTTATTACAAAGCACGATAAGGATGGAAAATGTTTGTGGGCTGAAACAATTTCCGGTGGAGATGGTTTGAGATTTGCTTACTTAAAAACCAACAAAAATAAGTGTTATATATATGGAGATATTAGGGATGGTAAGAAAATTAATAGCCAAAAAGAAGAAATATTAGGATTGGACAAGAGAGGATTATACATAATACAAACGGATGCAACAAGTAGTATTTCAAGAGCTTATGGTATTCCTGCACCAAGATGGCACATACCAAGTAGTTTTTGCATAGATAAAAATGACAAATTGATTATTGCAGGCGAATTTGTCGATTCAATCTCTTTTGGTGGTGAATACACTTATGATGAATCTATGAATGTGGATATATTCATTGCAAAATATGATATGACCAAGACAAGTGTAGAAGAATTCAAATATAATCATAATTTTTCAGTTTACCCCAATCCAACAAATGATTATATTACAATTTCTATCCCTGAAATCAACCATAGGGTTAACCCTATGGTTGATAAAGTGCAGATTTCCAACACACTTGGTATTGACCTCACCCCAGCCCTCTCCATAAATGGAGAGGGAGTAAAAATTGATGTTTCTCACCTTCCAGCAGGCGTGTATATCATCCGTATTGGCAATAAGGTTGAGAAGTTTGTGAAGATGTGA
- a CDS encoding ATP-dependent helicase — protein sequence MKKLILRKEKIVKGKSPTYKINYEQELNKSQYDAVMHNTGAALVIAGAGTGKTRTLVYRVARLIEDGNIPESILLLTFTRKSASEMLRRASLLLDGRCEDVAGGTFHSFAVIVLRYYAKLIGYEGSFTILDQSDSEDAINMIRSDYVITGAKRRFPTKQTLQRIYSMSINTRTSVQDIIEDTYPYFLEEADKIQSLLTKYHEYKKYHNIMDYDDLLLNLLTLLRDHKNVLHTLNNRYKFVMVDEYQDTNKLQHEIVLHLSGPDSNVMAVGDDAQSIYSFRGASYQNIMFFPESFSNCQIYKIEENYRSTSQILDLSNHIIKEALFKYDKNLYSKNLHGEMPALICARTEREQSMFLVQQILELRESDIPLNEIAVLFRSGFHSFDFEIELEKANIPYVKYGGLKFIETAHVKDMVAYLRILYNPRDAISWQRVLMLIEGIGPKKSQSLIEMIGSGKINIAKIDESVIKSQPEKVVELFTMLANLIKEKYSISDKCAIIAEYYRPLLKIKHDDWKKRWEDIETFITIAERYKGLQNFLNDLAIDPPSESVKDLSPENTDSEMLCLSTIHSAKGLEWQAVFVIWALEGRFPSAKAVQNIDSVEEERRLFYVAVTRAKKFLYITYPTNIYDRESGFVLSEPSRFIRELPEGIIERLVISEEESENEIDFSLN from the coding sequence TTGAAAAAATTAATCTTAAGAAAAGAGAAAATTGTTAAAGGTAAATCGCCGACTTACAAAATCAATTATGAGCAGGAGCTGAATAAATCCCAGTATGATGCTGTAATGCACAATACAGGTGCTGCATTGGTTATTGCCGGAGCAGGCACAGGAAAGACAAGAACACTTGTTTACAGAGTTGCACGATTAATTGAAGACGGTAATATTCCCGAATCAATTCTACTTCTTACATTCACACGTAAGTCTGCTTCTGAAATGCTCAGACGGGCATCCCTTCTTCTTGATGGCAGATGCGAGGATGTTGCCGGAGGGACATTCCACTCTTTTGCTGTCATTGTCTTGAGATATTATGCAAAGCTTATTGGTTATGAAGGCTCGTTTACGATACTGGACCAGTCTGACTCTGAAGATGCAATAAACATGATTCGCTCAGATTATGTAATTACAGGTGCTAAACGCAGATTTCCGACAAAGCAGACTTTGCAACGAATTTACAGTATGAGCATTAATACGAGGACTTCAGTTCAGGATATTATCGAAGATACCTATCCATATTTTCTTGAGGAAGCCGATAAAATTCAATCTCTGCTCACTAAATACCATGAATACAAAAAATATCATAATATAATGGATTATGATGACCTGCTTCTAAATTTGCTGACTTTATTAAGAGATCATAAGAATGTACTCCATACACTGAACAACAGGTATAAGTTTGTCATGGTTGACGAATATCAGGATACAAACAAACTTCAGCATGAAATTGTGTTGCATTTGTCAGGTCCTGATTCAAATGTAATGGCAGTAGGAGATGATGCCCAGAGTATTTATTCATTCCGCGGTGCATCTTATCAGAATATAATGTTTTTTCCCGAATCATTTTCCAATTGCCAAATTTACAAAATTGAAGAAAATTACAGAAGCACATCTCAAATACTTGATTTATCAAATCATATTATTAAAGAAGCTTTATTCAAATATGACAAAAATCTCTATTCAAAAAATCTGCATGGTGAGATGCCTGCTTTAATCTGCGCCAGAACTGAGCGTGAGCAATCAATGTTTCTTGTTCAGCAAATTCTTGAGCTTCGTGAAAGCGATATTCCGCTAAATGAAATTGCAGTGCTTTTCAGGTCAGGATTTCATTCATTTGATTTTGAAATTGAACTCGAAAAAGCAAATATACCTTATGTAAAATATGGCGGTTTGAAATTTATCGAAACAGCCCATGTCAAAGATATGGTGGCATATCTAAGAATATTATACAATCCTAGAGATGCAATAAGCTGGCAGAGGGTTCTAATGCTCATTGAGGGAATAGGTCCAAAAAAATCGCAAAGTTTGATAGAAATGATTGGTTCAGGCAAAATTAATATCGCCAAAATTGATGAAAGCGTTATAAAAAGTCAACCGGAGAAAGTTGTTGAATTATTCACAATGCTTGCAAATTTAATTAAGGAAAAATATTCTATATCTGATAAATGCGCAATAATTGCAGAATATTACAGACCATTGCTCAAAATCAAGCATGATGACTGGAAGAAACGCTGGGAAGATATTGAAACTTTTATTACGATTGCAGAGAGATACAAAGGTTTGCAGAACTTCCTGAATGATTTGGCTATTGACCCTCCATCTGAATCTGTAAAAGATTTATCACCTGAAAATACTGATTCAGAGATGTTGTGCCTTTCAACAATTCACTCTGCAAAGGGCTTGGAATGGCAGGCAGTATTTGTTATATGGGCACTTGAAGGGCGTTTCCCATCAGCAAAAGCTGTTCAGAATATTGATAGCGTCGAAGAAGAGAGACGGCTTTTCTATGTAGCTGTTACAAGAGCCAAGAAATTTCTGTATATTACTTATCCGACAAATATTTACGACCGTGAATCTGGCTTTGTTCTAAGCGAACCTTCAAGATTTATAAGGGAGCTGCCTGAGGGTATCATTGAAAGATTGGTGATTTCGGAAGAAGAGTCCGAAAATGAAATTGATTTCTCATTGAATTGA
- the fliM gene encoding flagellar motor switch protein FliM yields MADILSQTEIDNLLSEMNSGRVDVEDVVSGRISTRRTDVINYDFRRPNRISKNQVRTLQSIHENFSEVFGYYLVSKLQTLVSFNVTSVDQLFYSEFILSISNPSCIYVFDILGTDGSGILEISPELALTLVDLLLGGKGDTMPKPRTITPIEQAVIRGIIEHGLSDLRNAWKAIADLNFKYSRLEVEADFVQIAPASEIVIVVSLDVKIGNSANNFMMNLCFPTFALEEVLAKLNRQQLTTTAVKQSKKRLQDNLQIIQQQMSVTYLPIVAELGKTSLTVSEVMELKKGDVIKLNNKINNEIELLIAGKRKLAARPGTLSGKKAVKVTRPLKEEDLVDEDLTFKEKEF; encoded by the coding sequence ATGGCTGATATACTGTCTCAAACCGAAATTGACAACCTGCTTTCAGAAATGAACAGCGGGCGGGTTGATGTTGAGGATGTTGTATCCGGAAGGATTTCGACAAGGCGTACTGATGTAATCAATTATGATTTCAGACGACCAAACCGAATATCCAAGAATCAGGTACGAACTCTTCAATCAATTCATGAAAATTTCTCGGAAGTGTTCGGCTACTATTTAGTATCAAAGCTTCAGACACTTGTATCTTTTAATGTAACATCAGTTGACCAGCTTTTTTACTCGGAATTTATTTTATCAATATCAAATCCGAGCTGCATCTATGTATTTGATATCTTAGGAACAGACGGTAGCGGTATTCTTGAGATTAGTCCGGAACTTGCACTTACTTTGGTAGATTTGCTCTTGGGGGGTAAAGGGGATACGATGCCTAAGCCAAGAACAATTACTCCAATAGAACAAGCCGTAATACGCGGAATCATCGAGCATGGACTTTCAGACCTCAGAAACGCATGGAAAGCTATTGCAGACCTTAACTTCAAGTATTCACGTCTTGAAGTCGAAGCAGATTTTGTTCAGATAGCACCAGCATCTGAAATTGTAATTGTTGTATCACTGGATGTAAAAATCGGTAACAGTGCAAATAATTTCATGATGAATCTTTGCTTTCCGACATTTGCACTTGAAGAAGTGCTTGCAAAATTAAACCGGCAACAACTTACTACTACAGCTGTTAAGCAATCCAAAAAACGCCTTCAGGATAACCTCCAAATAATTCAACAGCAAATGTCTGTTACTTATTTGCCAATAGTTGCTGAGCTTGGAAAAACATCTCTTACAGTATCTGAAGTAATGGAACTAAAAAAAGGCGATGTAATCAAATTGAACAATAAAATTAATAATGAAATTGAACTTTTGATAGCCGGTAAAAGGAAATTAGCAGCAAGACCCGGTACTTTATCGGGGAAAAAGGCTGTTAAAGTTACAAGACCATTAAAAGAAGAAGATTTAGTTGATGAAGATTTAACATTCAAAGAAAAGGAATTCTAA
- the fliN gene encoding flagellar motor switch protein FliN, translating into MTMTQDEIDALISGGDIDENMPESITADDELIGGEFPSIDSEDESKLFSPLDPKLELLYDLQLPVSIELGRTNMLIRDILRLGRGSVIEFDKLVSEPVDVLINGKKVAEGEVVVIDKHFGIRITTLIDPADRLRTIRK; encoded by the coding sequence ATGACTATGACTCAAGACGAGATTGATGCTTTGATCAGCGGTGGTGATATTGATGAGAATATGCCCGAAAGTATTACCGCAGACGATGAGCTTATTGGTGGCGAATTTCCAAGCATTGATTCTGAGGACGAATCCAAGCTTTTCTCTCCTCTCGACCCTAAGCTTGAGCTGCTTTATGATCTGCAGTTGCCTGTTTCGATTGAGCTTGGAAGAACGAATATGCTCATCAGGGATATTCTAAGACTTGGCAGAGGCTCTGTAATTGAATTTGATAAATTAGTCAGCGAACCTGTTGATGTACTTATAAACGGGAAAAAAGTTGCTGAAGGTGAAGTAGTTGTGATTGACAAACATTTTGGTATCAGAATTACAACTTTAATAGATCCTGCTGACAGATTAAGAACCATAAGAAAATAA
- a CDS encoding flagellar biosynthetic protein FliO: MDGNILNAFATLSLVVVALGVLLFIVRKFVNGKNQKDQILDMKIISKMQLNPKNQLYVVQAGNKKLLLGVSESGIRNLTDLGIEDIPKVNTVEPKPVNHTSKVDVASDNLSFTTFLKSTFVRAN; encoded by the coding sequence ATGGATGGTAATATTTTAAATGCGTTTGCGACTCTTTCGCTTGTGGTGGTAGCACTTGGAGTACTATTGTTTATTGTCAGGAAATTTGTAAATGGCAAAAATCAAAAAGACCAAATTCTTGATATGAAAATTATTTCCAAAATGCAGCTTAATCCTAAGAATCAGCTTTATGTTGTTCAAGCCGGTAACAAAAAATTACTGCTGGGTGTTTCTGAATCCGGTATTCGTAATCTTACCGATTTGGGGATTGAAGATATTCCAAAAGTAAATACAGTCGAACCGAAACCGGTAAATCATACTTCTAAAGTAGATGTTGCATCTGATAATTTATCCTTTACAACTTTTCTGAAATCAACATTTGTCAGAGCAAATTAA